Proteins from a single region of Apis mellifera strain DH4 linkage group LG7, Amel_HAv3.1, whole genome shotgun sequence:
- the LOC413873 gene encoding S phase cyclin A-associated protein in the endoplasmic reticulum isoform X4 → MADVRLLIQEEGRAARNLIAFNVPVGTNNTEKITKKPPSVPRVSQANTSKRSMKPTTRVRSASTGRDKKSELQARYWAFLFGNLQRAVDGIYQTCEEDENISECKEVILVLENYTRDFHNLIEWFKVKWAYENSPPPLRRTPLAWEVRKTSPCRIWNSTMIPKSNSPLQRMSPTESVCRSPIDQIISENKSVTVDNKINHVNCNIKGESMHKLIKDNKSNISKNNITNEKYKNATDKGAIQSLNKDKLTSIKISKTFVKHTTAKTNNNIIADQKANESSSRDIKGKLDKGASKTVKTELHYTTKVMDSDVITEKNEQIVCTDKNVQLITCTSTEKEFSKSNNIENKLNSQNFQIKPLGPKNDLGLGKNEINAKVKRHGIGKNIKTIDIENVITENKITESNNVTKENSNTTVNKNIQNITKISNKISQKLKRELNVNDNTNNKNIIKSTSDTSSNNPIKNSINTNKPAYSTVSQMKVKPKQSSLSETPKFIRSKTTLSDKNTVISNKIKPGTSVIVRQRFQSIDNKISEQSSLKKDQNKDINASVEVLTKQTYIKTKEETDGWQTVRSRCRRGSTHNLNMSTRFHKPSTATSLPALSIESPSEKNKKNCLTPDRNNKQKKKCIVEKEGKNICNEVQKVKGESVVNLTIKDKVEEVFKNTVNLNEINSTSMIAAIFKSDAELLEKRIQQFMTAQAERERIILEEERKTEEADSQRSQQLSDEEASLHRQILELECTETDVDTETDETDGEMILETEDEQRTSPNTMPDDVSLEDRIFYRYENMLEGMSWAECVDTLAQLRALVARHPGRALELHQKLSSPSRKRSLPETLRRYQAKQACAQHKRQKLLMEKSQRLRELLNKVKDVKSAKNQLIEDKRIRMEMKLKKAEENRTQHLLEIVRKAHDEDSKLKEIAFINELEAQNKRHDFMALCQEQEERLQGIQEERQRRQEEKAAKEAAAEERRRALEAERQLRIQKMKQARRERDERVGKMQLEREKERQELAREKARDREERLSALHAAQLANQEELQKKIAQKQQESARRHVENIEHIRQRAVESSILRSEEVPPTLKSYPAQKQCSLCGTLIPNEVYLLSHLKGKIHLEAVRNTHDGREPSRDELQRFNISQIRDVPISVIENNNANEIKASKEKQKALKRRCRKMKQRMSLRGKEWEDNHRIDVNQSIESINKAKFRRNLKELDRLYNNHSKTAWSSVAIAALERCLGEITRAFSKSCVFDQNIFRTLNGFDILTNLLNLGLQVQNTSHNLPNKSILSVCRVFKLSVNENDANIEAVLSSNKILIILDLLLQHLEIFAKLDDQIQIQEASSNSTGNGIVASSLMQLLCSLVPEEPFEKSALQTRIQDIAGEIFEED, encoded by the exons atggctGATGTAAGATTACTTATACAAGAAGAAGGTCGGGCAGCAAGAAATTTGATAGCTTTTAATGTACCAGTTGGAACAAATAATACTGAAAAGATCACTAAAAAACCACCTAGTGTTCCAAGAGTATCACAAGCAAATACTTCTAAAAGATCTATGAAACCAACAACCAGAGTAAGATCAGCTTCCACGGGTCGAGATAAAAAATctg aattacaGGCAAGATATTGGGCATTTTTATTTGGTAATTTACAAAGAGCAGTAGATGGTATTTATCAAACATGcgaagaagatgaaaatatttctgaatgcAAAGAAGTAATATTAGTTTTAGAGAATTATACCAgagattttcataatttaattgaatggTTTAAAGTTAAGTGGGCTTATGAAAATTCACCTCCTCCTTTAAGACGTACTCCTTTAGCTTGGGAAGTTAGAAAAACTTCTCCTTGTCGAATCTGGAACTCAACAATGATTCCAAAATCCAATAGTCCTTTGCAAAGAATGAGTCCTACTGAATCAGTTTGTAGAAGTCCTATTGATCAGATTATTTCAGAGAATAAATCTGTTACTGtggacaataaaataaatcatgtaaattgtaatataaaaggaGAATCTAtgcataaattgataaaagataataaaagtaatatttccaagaataatataacaaatgaaaaatataaaaatgcaacCGATAAAGGAGCAATTCAGTCtttgaataaagataaattaacttcaataaaaataagtaaaacttTTGTAAAACATACAACTGCTAaaaccaataataatattattgcagACCAAAAAGCAAATGAAAGTTCATCTCGTGACATAAAAGGGAAATTGGATAAAGGTGCATCAAAAACAGTTAAAACTGAATTGCATTATACTACCAAAGTAATGGATTCTGATGTAATAACTGAGAAGAATGAGCAAATAGTTTGTACTGATAAGAATGTACAATTGATTACTTGTACATCaacagaaaaagaattttctaaatctaataatatagaaaataaattgaattctcaaaattttcaaataaaaccaTTAGGTCCTAAAAATGACTTAGGActaggaaaaaatgaaattaatgctAAAGTTAAAAGACATGGcataggaaaaaatattaaaactattgatatagaaaatgtaataacagaaaataaaatcacaGAATCTAATAATGTGacaaaagaaaatagtaatactacagtaaataaaaatatacaaaatattacaaaaatttccaataaaattagccaaaaattaaaaagagaattaaatgttaatgataatacaaataataaaaatataataaaatctacatCTGATACATCTTCCAataatccaattaaaaattcaattaatacaaataaaccAGCATATTCTACTGTATCACAAATGAAAGTTAAGCCAAAGCAATCAAGTCTTTCAGAAACtccaaaatttattagaagtaAAACAACATTAAGTGATAAAAATAcagtaatttcaaataaaataaaacctgGAACATCTGTAATAGTTAGACAACGATTTCAGTCAATTGACAATAag atTTCAGAACAAagttcattaaaaaaagatcagaataaagatataaatgctTCAGTAGAAGTATTAACAAAacaaacatatattaaaacaaaagaagaaactgATGGTTGGCAAACAGTTCGTAGTCGTTGTAGAAGAGGTAGTACACATAATTTGAATATGTCTACAAGATTTCACAAACCAAGTACTGCAACATCATTACCAGCATTATCAATCGAAAGTCCttctgaaaagaataaaaaaaattgtttaactcCAGATAGAAATaacaaacagaaaaaaaaatgtattgtagaaaaagaaggaaaaaatatatgtaatgagGTACAAAAAGTCAAAGGCGAATCAGTTGTAAACTTAACCATTAAAGATAAAGTAGAAGAAGTTTTCAAGAATACtgttaatttaaacgaaataaattctacATCAATGATTGCAgctatttttaaaagtgaTGCAGAATTACTTGAAAAACGTATACAACAATTTATGACTGCTCaagcagaaagagagagaataattttagaagaagaaagaaaaactgaAGAAGCCGATTCGCAACGATCACAACAATTATCAGATGAAGAAGCTTCTTTACATAgacaaattttagaattagagTGTACAGAAACTGATGTTGATACTGAAACTGATGAAACAGATGGTGAAATGATACTTGAAACAGAAGATGAGCAAAGAACATCTCCTAATACAATGCCAGATGATGTTAGTTTAGAAGATAG aattttttatagatatgaaaatatgttaGAAGGAATGTCTTGGGCAGAATGCGTAGATACACTTGCTCAATTACGTGCATTAGTTGCTCGTCATCCTGGTAGAGCTTTAGAATTGCACCAGAAATTATCATCTCCATCACGAAAAAGATCATTACCTGAGACGTTACGAAGATATCAAGCAAAACAAGCTTGTGCACAACATAAacgtcaaaaattattaatggaaaaatcgCAAAGATTgcgagaattattaaataaagtaaaagatGTTAAAAGtgcaaaaaatcaattaatagaagataaaagaatcagaatggaaatgaaattaaaaaaagcagAAGAAAATAGAACGCAGCATTTATTGGAAATAGTTCGAAAAGCTCATGATGAAGATTctaaattaaaggaaattgcatttattaatGAACTTGAAGCACAAAATAAGAGACATGATTTTATGGCATTATGTcaagaacaagaagaaagaTTACAA gGAATTCAAGAAGAGCGTCAACGCCGACAAGAAGAGAAAGCAGCTAAAGAAGCTGCAGCTGAAGAACGTAGACGAGCTTTGGAAGCAGAACGACAATTACgtattcaaaaaatgaaacaagcaCGTCGTGAACGCGATGAAAGAGTTGGTAAAATGCaattggaaagagaaaaagaacgtcag gaaTTAGCAAGAGAAAAAGCCAGAGATAGAGAAGAACGCTTATCAGCGCTTCATGCAGCACAGTTAGCAAATCAAGAagaattacagaaaaaaatagcTCAAAAACAGCAAGAATCAGCTAGAAGACatgttgaaaatatagaacatATTCGACAAAGAGCAGTTGAATCTTCAATTCTAAGATCAGAAGAAGTTCCACCTACATTAAAATCATATCCTGCTCAAAAGCAATGTTCTTTATGTGGAACACtt ataccaaatgaagtatatttattaagtcatttaaaaggaaaaatacacCTTGAAGCAGTACGAAATACACACGATGGCCGCGAACCATCACGAGATGAATTACAACGATTTAATATATCTCAAATTCGTGATGTTCCAATTTCagtcattgaaaataataatgccaACGAAATAAAAGcttcaaaagaaaaacaaaaagcaTTAAAACGTCGAtgtagaaaaatgaaacaacgAATGTCATTACGTGGTAAAGAATGGGAAGATAATCATAGAATAGATGTAAATCAATCTattgaatcaattaataaagcaaagtttcgtcgaaatttgaaagaattagaTCGATTATATAACAACCATTCTAAAACTGCTTGGTCAAGCGTTGCTATTGCTGCGTTAGAACGTTGTCTAGGTGAAATAACAAGAGCTTTTTCAAAATCg TGTGTAttcgatcaaaatatatttcgaacatTAAATGGATTTGATATTTTGactaatttattgaatttgggATTGCAAGTACAGAATACTTCTCATAATTTACCAAATaa